The following coding sequences lie in one Myxococcus xanthus genomic window:
- a CDS encoding penicillin-binding protein activator, translated as MDVLPTLRRSLVIALALLLTACPRSTRTPSGGDTGGDLPSGDPFPKRPSVEAKKDPAADAALAQASQTARATPDKKKAAEAYLSVRKAYPATTSGQDALYQAGVLFFESKDFVNARKSFNELLFENPLYSQADDAKHKLAISAMEVGAYRDAYQTLSSLAERASGAERTQLLNEAARAAAGAGLYGQALQMAVDEAGQAQGAQAQAAAVAKVEALVEGRAGFVDIARVAEGLSPSNPAWPVITFKLARVYYHLRDWTRLEETLNRFLAQAPGHAFAPQARELLARATRRVEARPRTVGVLLPMTGRYQPIGEAVLRGLQLGLEGSGVELVVKDTQGDVNKTGQAMEQLAFDDGAIAVLGPLLADDSKRAALVAEELQVPLLTMSRQDGITELGSYVFRNMLTNAAQAEAIADYAMNVKGYKRFALLYPNIPYGVELADAFWDQVVARGGGVRGAERYSHDQTTFTTEAKKLVGRYYLDDRGDYIEGVRDVQGENLDAFRRRKAMEKVKSGVEPIIDFDAIFMPDDWRRVSLVAPALAVEDIVTNACDPRDLERIRKTTGKKELKTVTLFGANQWSSPKGRSGLPELVERGGKFVTCSVYVDGFFVDSQRPATRRFVQQYREAYRAETGRDPGLLEAIGYDSGRMLRQLMEQKDAPRTRAQMRDAMANLKDFDGATGRTSFNEKREAVKQLFLLSIDNKGVTEINVEKERQNAASASGGSGT; from the coding sequence ATGGATGTCCTGCCCACCCTGCGCCGCTCGCTCGTCATCGCCCTGGCCCTGCTGCTGACGGCCTGCCCCCGGTCCACCCGCACGCCCTCTGGAGGTGACACCGGCGGGGACCTGCCTTCGGGAGACCCGTTCCCCAAGCGTCCTTCGGTGGAGGCGAAGAAGGACCCCGCCGCCGACGCGGCGCTGGCGCAGGCGTCCCAGACGGCCCGCGCCACCCCGGACAAGAAGAAGGCCGCGGAGGCCTACCTGTCGGTGCGCAAGGCGTATCCCGCCACCACTTCGGGTCAGGACGCGCTGTACCAGGCCGGCGTCCTCTTCTTCGAGTCCAAGGACTTCGTCAACGCGCGCAAGAGCTTCAACGAGCTGCTCTTCGAGAACCCGCTCTACTCGCAGGCGGATGACGCCAAGCACAAGCTGGCCATCTCCGCGATGGAGGTGGGCGCCTACCGCGACGCGTACCAGACGCTCTCCAGCCTCGCCGAGCGCGCCAGTGGCGCCGAGCGCACCCAACTGCTCAACGAGGCCGCTCGCGCCGCGGCGGGCGCAGGCCTCTACGGGCAGGCGCTGCAGATGGCGGTGGACGAGGCGGGCCAGGCCCAGGGCGCTCAGGCGCAGGCCGCCGCGGTGGCCAAGGTGGAGGCGCTGGTGGAGGGGCGCGCGGGCTTCGTGGACATCGCCCGCGTGGCGGAGGGCCTGTCGCCGTCCAACCCGGCGTGGCCCGTCATCACCTTCAAGCTGGCGCGCGTCTACTACCACCTGCGTGACTGGACGCGGCTGGAGGAGACGCTGAACCGTTTCCTCGCCCAGGCGCCCGGCCACGCCTTCGCGCCGCAGGCCCGCGAGCTGCTGGCCCGCGCCACGCGCCGGGTGGAGGCCCGCCCGCGCACGGTGGGCGTGCTGCTGCCCATGACGGGCCGCTACCAGCCCATTGGCGAGGCGGTGCTGCGCGGCCTCCAACTGGGGCTGGAAGGCAGCGGCGTGGAGCTGGTGGTGAAGGACACGCAGGGCGACGTCAACAAGACGGGTCAGGCCATGGAGCAGCTGGCCTTCGACGACGGTGCCATCGCCGTGCTGGGGCCCCTGCTGGCGGACGACTCGAAGCGCGCGGCGCTGGTGGCCGAGGAGCTCCAGGTGCCGCTGCTGACCATGAGCCGGCAGGACGGCATCACCGAGCTGGGCAGCTACGTCTTCCGCAACATGCTCACCAACGCGGCGCAGGCGGAGGCCATCGCCGATTACGCGATGAACGTGAAGGGCTACAAGCGCTTCGCGCTGCTGTACCCGAACATCCCCTACGGCGTGGAGCTGGCGGATGCCTTCTGGGACCAGGTGGTGGCGCGGGGCGGCGGCGTGCGCGGGGCGGAGCGCTACTCGCACGACCAGACGACCTTCACCACCGAGGCCAAGAAGCTGGTGGGCCGCTACTACCTGGATGACCGCGGCGACTACATCGAGGGCGTGCGCGACGTGCAGGGGGAGAACCTGGACGCCTTCCGCCGCCGCAAGGCGATGGAGAAGGTGAAGAGCGGCGTGGAGCCCATCATCGACTTCGACGCCATCTTCATGCCGGACGACTGGCGCCGCGTCAGCCTGGTGGCGCCCGCGCTGGCGGTGGAGGACATCGTCACCAACGCGTGTGACCCGCGTGATTTGGAGCGCATCCGCAAGACGACGGGCAAGAAGGAGCTGAAGACGGTGACGCTCTTCGGCGCCAACCAGTGGAGCAGCCCCAAGGGCCGCTCGGGGCTGCCGGAGCTGGTGGAGCGCGGCGGCAAGTTCGTCACCTGCTCGGTGTACGTGGACGGCTTCTTCGTGGACTCGCAGCGTCCGGCCACGCGCCGCTTCGTGCAGCAGTACCGCGAGGCCTACCGGGCGGAGACAGGGCGGGACCCAGGTCTGCTGGAGGCCATTGGCTACGACTCCGGTCGGATGTTGCGGCAGCTCATGGAGCAGAAGGATGCACCGCGCACTCGCGCGCAGATGCGTGACGCGATGGCCAACCTGAAGGACTTCGACGGGGCCACCGGGCGCACGTCCTTCAACGAGAAGCGCGAGGCGGTGAAGCAGCTGTTCCTGTTGTCCATCGACAACAAGGGCGTCACGGAAATCAACGTCGAGAAGGAGCGGCAGAACGCCGCCTCGGCGTCAGGAGGCTCAGGGACATGA
- a CDS encoding WD40 repeat domain-containing protein encodes MKFARGAFALLAGGVVAVGGGGCAHAPPRVSPELSARLESEPGTWVSGSAAGLGRKAVLNNKDFIWGLAFAPRGARVAYSRLGSKSYFLSVWELGSAEPTMLADPAINPYEFDVEGVAFSPDGTRVATAGKDSVVRLFDAATGALVAERRTEEPLSVVAFHPEGQWLVVGSYKGLMTVLSAPALEYGSEERGHMGPVTALAFAPDGTLYSGGWDKHVRAWRTSVEGLRPGQARMRFERRAGSVVLGGTVNDKAPLSFALDARAPALVLTSEAAAAAGIDVPFLKATVNVPGPLGTIAARLAPAQSLRFKSMRVEGVDVAICDACVPQGTQGVLGAPFSERVEVAFDEVTQEAVLSLKGGPPEGAVTVDALVLARRSEFPFPAYVSDVTVDARGQRLGVGLSEQKPERDRSVYERERKGVEEPQGPFNAGALVDAQSGQVLAKWPVHRGVVATAAISPDGRSLASGGWDKRVYLFTEGDVSARGEHRFDWSVRRVRFSPDGRWLGVAAWTPQVASRDGDSDPAAVLLDVGYESPTVQGPGAAGASATQ; translated from the coding sequence ATGAAGTTCGCGAGGGGGGCGTTCGCACTGCTGGCGGGCGGGGTGGTGGCGGTGGGCGGTGGTGGCTGTGCACACGCGCCTCCTCGGGTGTCCCCGGAGCTGAGCGCCCGGCTGGAGTCGGAGCCGGGCACCTGGGTGTCAGGCAGCGCCGCGGGCCTTGGGCGCAAGGCCGTCCTCAACAACAAGGACTTCATCTGGGGCCTGGCCTTCGCGCCCCGGGGCGCCCGGGTGGCGTACTCGCGCCTGGGCAGCAAGTCCTACTTCCTCTCCGTCTGGGAGCTGGGCTCCGCCGAGCCGACGATGCTCGCGGACCCGGCCATCAACCCCTACGAGTTCGACGTGGAGGGCGTGGCCTTCTCCCCGGACGGCACGCGCGTGGCCACCGCGGGCAAGGACAGCGTGGTGCGCCTCTTCGACGCGGCCACCGGCGCGCTCGTGGCGGAGCGCCGCACCGAGGAGCCGCTGTCCGTGGTGGCCTTCCACCCGGAAGGGCAGTGGCTGGTGGTGGGCAGCTACAAGGGGCTGATGACGGTGCTGTCGGCGCCCGCGCTGGAGTACGGCTCCGAGGAGCGCGGACACATGGGGCCGGTGACGGCGCTGGCCTTCGCGCCGGACGGGACGCTGTATTCGGGGGGGTGGGACAAACACGTGCGGGCCTGGCGCACCTCCGTGGAGGGGCTGCGGCCGGGGCAGGCGCGCATGCGCTTCGAGCGGCGCGCCGGTTCCGTGGTGCTGGGCGGTACGGTGAATGACAAGGCGCCGCTGTCCTTCGCGCTGGATGCGCGTGCGCCCGCGCTGGTGCTCACCAGCGAGGCGGCCGCCGCGGCGGGCATCGACGTGCCTTTCCTGAAGGCGACGGTCAACGTGCCGGGGCCGCTGGGCACCATCGCCGCGCGGCTGGCGCCGGCCCAGTCCCTGCGCTTCAAGTCCATGCGGGTGGAGGGCGTGGACGTCGCCATCTGCGACGCGTGCGTGCCGCAGGGCACCCAGGGCGTGCTGGGCGCGCCCTTCTCCGAGCGGGTGGAGGTGGCCTTCGACGAAGTCACGCAGGAGGCCGTGCTGTCGCTGAAGGGCGGCCCGCCCGAGGGCGCGGTGACGGTGGACGCGCTGGTGCTCGCGCGGCGCTCGGAGTTTCCCTTCCCGGCCTACGTGAGCGACGTCACCGTGGACGCGCGCGGCCAGCGGCTGGGCGTGGGGCTGTCGGAGCAGAAGCCGGAGCGCGACCGCAGCGTGTATGAGCGCGAGCGCAAGGGTGTGGAGGAGCCGCAGGGCCCCTTCAACGCGGGCGCGCTGGTGGACGCGCAGTCCGGCCAGGTGCTGGCGAAGTGGCCGGTGCACCGGGGCGTGGTGGCCACGGCGGCCATCTCCCCGGACGGACGTTCGCTGGCCAGCGGCGGCTGGGACAAGCGCGTGTACCTGTTCACCGAAGGCGACGTGAGCGCTCGCGGCGAGCATCGCTTCGACTGGTCCGTGCGGCGCGTGCGCTTCAGTCCGGATGGGCGCTGGCTGGGCGTGGCCGCGTGGACGCCCCAGGTGG